The following are encoded in a window of Bacteroidales bacterium genomic DNA:
- a CDS encoding DUF4197 domain-containing protein: MIKKRLLIPVLSVILLSGCAELNTLMQSLPADVPLTEADVAKGLKEALIIGSKNSSSILSAVDGYYGDELVKILLPEEASVIIDNLGRIPGGDKLVEDVILRINRAAEDAAKEVAPIFVNSITQMTIRDAFTILKGPDNAATQYLSNTTRADLYQLYKPKIRQSTEKDILGGISTKESWEALTGRWNSFASSVVGKMGGFEAVNTDLDDYLTNRALDGMFLKVQDEEKKIRTNVSARVTPLLEKVFGSLD, from the coding sequence GATGTGCAGAACTAAACACACTCATGCAATCTCTCCCTGCGGATGTTCCCTTAACGGAAGCAGACGTGGCAAAAGGCTTAAAAGAGGCCCTGATAATAGGATCGAAAAACTCTTCGTCCATCCTTTCTGCTGTGGATGGTTACTACGGGGACGAACTCGTGAAGATTCTCTTACCGGAAGAAGCCTCCGTCATTATCGACAACCTTGGCAGGATTCCGGGAGGAGATAAACTGGTGGAGGATGTGATCCTGAGGATCAACCGGGCGGCTGAGGATGCGGCCAAAGAAGTAGCTCCTATATTCGTGAACAGCATTACCCAGATGACCATCAGGGATGCGTTTACCATTCTGAAAGGGCCCGACAATGCGGCCACTCAGTACCTCAGCAATACGACCCGCGCGGATCTTTACCAATTATATAAGCCAAAAATCAGGCAATCGACCGAGAAGGATATCCTGGGTGGAATTTCTACCAAAGAATCCTGGGAAGCCCTTACCGGAAGATGGAACAGCTTCGCCTCTTCGGTAGTCGGGAAAATGGGCGGCTTCGAAGCGGTGAATACCGACCTGGATGATTATCTTACCAACAGGGCCCTTGACGGTATGTTCCTGAAAGTGCAGGATGAAGAAAAGAAAATCAGGACCAATGTCTCTGCGCGCGTCACTCCTCTCCTTGAAAAAGTCTTCGGCAGTCTGGATTGA